One Plasmodium berghei ANKA genome assembly, chromosome: 13 genomic region harbors:
- a CDS encoding mitochondrial pyruvate carrier protein 2, putative produces MNIIRKVFYPNIVPKIKNHIAGCSINNNIKKAFVSDTGLLTIHFWAPTFKWSISLANIADINRDPKLLSLPQQFAIGLTGLLFSRFAYVIKPRNINLITINIFMSITAMYQITRIAVYKYNNINNEKEIKE; encoded by the exons atgaatataattagAAAAGTTTTTTATCCAAATATTGTcccaaaaataaaaaatcatattGCAGGATGCAGcattaacaataatataaaaaaggcATTCG TGTCAGATACCGGCCTCTTAACTATTCATTTTTGGGCCCCAACCTTTAAGTGGTCAATATCTCTAGCAAACATTGCTGATATAAATAGGGATCCTAAACTTCTATCTCTCCCACAACAATTTg CCATAGGATTAACTGGATTATTATTTAGCAGATTTGCATATGTCATTAAACCAaggaatataaatttaattacaA ttaacatatttatgaGCATAACAGCTATGTATCAAATTACGCGTATTGCcgtatataaatataataacataaaCAACGAGAAGGAAATTAAAGAGTAA